Proteins from a single region of Corvus hawaiiensis isolate bCorHaw1 chromosome 6, bCorHaw1.pri.cur, whole genome shotgun sequence:
- the CCND1 gene encoding G1/S-specific cyclin-D1 isoform X1: MEHQLLCCEVETIRRAYLDANLLNDRVLQTMLKAEETCSPSVSYFKCVQKEILPYMRKIVATWMLEVCEEQKCEEEVFPLAMNYLDRFLSFEPLKKSRLQLLGATCMFVASKMKETIPLTAEKLCIYTDNSIRPDELLQMELLLVNKLKWNLAAMTPHDFIEHFLTKMPLAEDTKQIIRKHAQTFVALCATDIKFISNPPSMIAAGSVVAAVQGLHLGNTNTFLSYQCLTHFLSQVIKCDPDCLRACQEQIESLLESSLRQAQQHNVSSETKTVEDEADLSCTPTDVRDVNI; the protein is encoded by the exons ATGGAAcatcagctgctgtgctgcgAGGTGGAGACCATCCGACGAGCCTACCTGGATGCCAACCTCCTCAATGACAGGGTGCTGCAGACAATGCTGAAGGCGGAGGAGACCTGCTCGCCCTCCGTCTCCTACTTCAAGTGCGTGCAGAAAGAAATCTTGCCATATATGAGGAAAATAGTTGCCACTTGGATGCTGGAG GTTTGCGAGGAGCAGAAGTGCGAAGAGGAAGTTTTCCCCTTGGCTATGAATTATTTGGACAGATTTTTGTCGTTTGAACCCCTCAAGAAAAGCCGATTGCAATTGCTCGGAGCTACCTGCATGTTTGTGGCTTCAAAAATGAAGGAAACTATTCCTCTGACCGCAGAAAAACTGTGCATTTATACAGATAACTCCATTAGACCCGACGAATTACTG caaatggagctgctgctggtgaatAAGCTGAAATGGAATCTGGCTGCAATGACCCCCCACGATTTCATTGAACATTTCCTTACTAAAATGCCTCTGGCAGAGGACACCAAGCAGATCATCCGTAAACATGCTCAGACTTTTGTGGCTCTGTGCGCTACAG atattaaatttatttcaaaccCACCCTCCATGATCGCAGCTGGCAGCGTGGTAGCAGCTGTGCAAGGCCTGCATCTGGGGAACACTAACACTTTCCTCTCCTATCAATGCCTCACACATTTCCTATCACAAGTTATCAAATGTGATCCG GATTGTTTACGAGCCTGCCAAGAACAGATTGAGTCCCTCCTCGAGTCCAGTCTAcgccaggcacagcagcacaacGTATCTTCAGAAACAAAGACTGTAGAGGACGAAGCAGACCTCTCCTGCACGCCTACTGATGTGCGAGACGTGAACATTTAA
- the CCND1 gene encoding G1/S-specific cyclin-D1 isoform X2 → MNYLDRFLSFEPLKKSRLQLLGATCMFVASKMKETIPLTAEKLCIYTDNSIRPDELLQMELLLVNKLKWNLAAMTPHDFIEHFLTKMPLAEDTKQIIRKHAQTFVALCATDIKFISNPPSMIAAGSVVAAVQGLHLGNTNTFLSYQCLTHFLSQVIKCDPDCLRACQEQIESLLESSLRQAQQHNVSSETKTVEDEADLSCTPTDVRDVNI, encoded by the exons ATGAATTATTTGGACAGATTTTTGTCGTTTGAACCCCTCAAGAAAAGCCGATTGCAATTGCTCGGAGCTACCTGCATGTTTGTGGCTTCAAAAATGAAGGAAACTATTCCTCTGACCGCAGAAAAACTGTGCATTTATACAGATAACTCCATTAGACCCGACGAATTACTG caaatggagctgctgctggtgaatAAGCTGAAATGGAATCTGGCTGCAATGACCCCCCACGATTTCATTGAACATTTCCTTACTAAAATGCCTCTGGCAGAGGACACCAAGCAGATCATCCGTAAACATGCTCAGACTTTTGTGGCTCTGTGCGCTACAG atattaaatttatttcaaaccCACCCTCCATGATCGCAGCTGGCAGCGTGGTAGCAGCTGTGCAAGGCCTGCATCTGGGGAACACTAACACTTTCCTCTCCTATCAATGCCTCACACATTTCCTATCACAAGTTATCAAATGTGATCCG GATTGTTTACGAGCCTGCCAAGAACAGATTGAGTCCCTCCTCGAGTCCAGTCTAcgccaggcacagcagcacaacGTATCTTCAGAAACAAAGACTGTAGAGGACGAAGCAGACCTCTCCTGCACGCCTACTGATGTGCGAGACGTGAACATTTAA